DNA from Amycolatopsis sp. DSM 110486:
TCGCCGGCCGCGCGGGCGCGAACCAGGCGCTGCTGTTCCGCTACTTCGGCAGCAAAGAAGCCCTCTTCGAGTCCGTCATGGCCCGCGGCGGCTTCGCCCAGCTGGAGGCGACCCAGCCCGAGCACCTGTTCGCCGAAACCCTTCGCAGCCTCCTCAAGGACGACTCCGAACGCCGCGACCGCTCCCTGGAGACCTACCTGCGCTCCACCGGCACCGACGGCGCCGGTGCCGCCCTGCGCGACCAGCTCGGCGAGGAATACGCCCGCGCCCTGGCCTCCCTCACCGACGAGCCCGACGCCGCCCTCCGCGCCGACCTCGCGCTGGCCTGGCTGCTC
Protein-coding regions in this window:
- a CDS encoding TetR/AcrR family transcriptional regulator, giving the protein MTAESHARKRDAAATKAALLDAAEQLFAERGFDRTTVRDIAGRAGANQALLFRYFGSKEALFESVMARGGFAQLEATQPEHLFAETLRSLLKDDSERRDRSLETYLRSTGTDGAGAALRDQLGEEYARALASLTDEPDAALRADLALAWLLGIGLVRAVTRKDPLASASPEDVARLTGPAVRTLLERSE